AAGACAAGCGAGAAGAGTGAATCGTCAGGCGAACTTTACGGTCTTGCATACCTTCCAGTTCTATCTTGACGGGCTTCAGTTTTTTACTTCCCTTTTTATCTCCTTTTTTGGTTTTCTTACCTTTGGCCTTGGCCGATTTCTCTTTCTTTTTTTTCTCTTTTTCTCTTTCTTTCAGCAAGGCATAGTCTTCTTTGCTTAGCTTAAACTTATCATAAGCATCTTTGGTAAAAAACATGGCATAAACGTCCATTTGGCTTCCCCAACTTGCCTGACTACGCATACCATGGCGATCAGAGTAATAAAACATCATATCGCCGCCCATAGCCCAAGTGCCACCACCATCAGAGTAACCGCTTTTGGTGAGGTTCTCAATCGGTTTTTTGGTTCCTTGTGAGCTTACCAGGCCTACTTCGCCAATCCACTGCTTACGAGGCAGAAAATCAACCAAAAACCATTTGCCATCTGGCGACCAATCATAATACTGGTCTCCATCAACGTAAGAATAGTTCCTATTACCCGGCACAATGACTCTTACCTTCTTACTGGCAAGGTTGATCACCCTCAAGGTTGTACGTTCTTCGAGAAACGCTACCTCTTTGCCATCTGGCGAATACTTGGGGTCAAAAGTTTCTTTCTTTGATTCCAGCACTGGCGTTTCTTTGAGTATGGTAGCGCTAAAAAAGTATTTCTCTTCTTTACGAGTCAACGAAGTTTGGTACAGGTTCCAGCTACCGTTGCGTTCGCCCGCATACAAAATCGAGCGTCCATCGGGGCTAAAGCTAATATTACGTTCTTGCTCTGGAGTATTGGTAATCCGTTTGGTAGTTCCTCCTTCAATAGAAGCCGCAAATATTTCTCCGCGTACTACAAAAGCTACTTCTTTGCCGTTGGGCGATATTGCCAGGTCAGTAGCTCCTCGGTTGACTGATACAATTTCTTCGGGGTTGTGACGATCTTCGCTAAATATTTTGATATTTACTTTTTGAGGCGAGCCATTGCTTGTTTGGGTATATATTTCGCCCGCATAGCGGTAGCAAAGGGTACCATTGTTGGCACGACTCAAATCTCTTACCGGATGGTCTTTAAACTGGGTAAGGGGCTTTTTCTGTTGGTTGCTCAAAGTCATTTCAAACACATTGATGCTTCCTTTTTCTGCGCTTAGGTACACCATCATTTTTCCATCTTCCGAAATGACAGGGTTTAAGTCCTCCCCTTTGAAACTGGTCAATTGAGTAAAAGTATTGGTGGCAGGTACATAGCTCCACAAATCACGGGTAACCGACGATGTGTGGTGTTTACGACGATCATCTTCGTATCCTTTTTGGTCTTGAAAAACCATTATTTTTCCCGTCTTGTCATAGTTGGCGAATAAGGCTGGAGTAGTCAATATTTGGGTAGGTTTACCCCCTTTTAATGACACTTGATAAAGCTCTGACATTGCTCCCGAAGGAAACATCGCATTTTGGGCATTGTCCAGGCGGCTTGATCTAAATAACACCGCCTTGCCATCTGGAGTAAAGCTGCTGGGTACATCGTTAGAAGAGTGGTAAGTCAGTCGTTTGGCTTGACCACCTTTTGCTGAAATAAGGTAAATATCAAAGTTGCCATAACGGTCAGACATAAAAGCAATGCTTTGGCCATCTTTTGACCATACTGGTTTCATGTCGTGCCCTTTGTGCAAGGTCAAAAGGGTAGCAGTGCCTCCTTGTGTTGGCACCTTGTACAAATCACCTTTGTAACTAAATACAATGGTGCTGCCATCGGGCGATATAGCAGGTGTGTTCGTCCACTGTGGGCTTATTTGAGCCTGCGTATACAACCCTACACTCATCAGTAGCATTGTGAAAAGCAGACGATAATGAATCTTTCTCATGATTATAATTTGGTTTAAAAAAATATAATGTTATCACCATGCGTAGATGGTTACACCAAAGCAGCCATCTTGCTTAAGAGCTGTCGCATATTTAATAGTGAGTATATATGCGCAAATATGGACAAAATAATGTATTTAAACCCATTTTGGCAGGATAAAATGTAGCGAAGAGAGGTGAGGGGAGAGCAAAAAATAAGGCATAAGCTTATTGCCTATGCCTTGGTTTTTTAGCGACTTTTTTATGCTTATCTGTGCAAAGAAACATCCAAAAGATCCATTGTATGGGTAATGAGTCTACCATCTCCCCAGTCCTGGTGTCCAGGTACTACAGTTTCTACTTCTTTAAACTTACTCTGCACTTTGAGCAGTCCCTTTTTCCAGAGTTTTAGGTGAGCATCTTTAGTATTACCCAACTTGCGGGTATCGGTACTTTTGATGAAACATCCCCCAAACAATACCTTTTGCTTGGTGAGGTACACCACAATATTATCAGGAGCGTGTCCCCAACCTGGCGAGAAAATTTCAAGATTATTATTCCCACAGTCAATTACCTGACTTTTCTTTAATACAGGTTGTGGAGAAGGCAATCCCGACTTTACGGTTCGCTTGGCAGTAAGTTGGGTAGATGTCACCGGGATTTTTTCATCCAGAAAAGCCTGAATTCCCCCCGCACGATCGTCGTGAGCGTGGGTAATGATTACTTGTTGAATTGGTTTTTTAAGGTTCTTTTTTACCCAACCAATGATTTGCTTGGTTTGATCGTCGTCCCAGGCAGTATCAATAATCCATACTCCTTTATTAGTTTTTACAATCAAGCCATTAGAAGGTACATTGGTGTTGCCCATCTTTTTGTATGAGATATGCACATACACATTTTTTTCCAGTTTCTTTACTTTGATTTTTTGGGCATAGCAAGCATAACTTAGCAGGCTGAGTGCTAATACAAAGCAAGTGGTTGTTAGTTTTGTCATTTTTGTTTGTTTTGGGTTTGAAAGCTCAAATTTCACTAAAAATGCGCAGGATAGCTACCGTGATTGCTACTTAATTTTGGCAATGTATGTTTATCTTAAGTTTTGCCTCGAAATAAGGAGATAGAGGGGAGCATAGCTGGTTTGTTAGATGAAAACTTTATTTGGATAAATTGGTTTATTAATTGATAAAACACATTAATTTACCAAGTAAATAAGCTTTATAGGTTGAATATTATACAATAATAAAAGATACTCTTGTGGTTTTAACTCTTTTTGTTACTATTTTGTTTTGTATTTTGCGTTCGTTTTCTGTGCTGGCTACCTTGCCTTATCCCACTTTCACAAATCCGTTTTTGACCAAAAAATTACATCCTGGTAGGTTTGTCAAATCTCTGCTTTTCAATTCCTTACTTTATTTAACATCGTTCACCTACACATCTTTGCTATTTGAACATTCATTTCAAGTTGACCTAAAAACAAGGGGAGAAGCGTTGAGTTTTAAATGAGCTAGATCTATTACTTTTACAAGAAATCCCTGTTTGTCGATATGCCAGGAACCACTAAGTAAAAGAGGAGAATATGGTATGAAAAAAATAATACAATATATTGATATATCAACTAATAAGTAGCTTATCTTTTATCGGACTTTGTCAAGCATAGTATCACTAATTAAAGTTTTTGTGCGGTTTGCTGATACTATATTGATTTGGGATATAATTTTTTTGATAGTAAAACAAAGTTATTACTCATTGTGTTGGTTTTATAAAACAAACTCTTTATAATTGTACAAAGCATATCGCTTTTCATCTCAATGGAGAATATTAAGCATAACATAGCGCCCCGATTTTATTATTATTGCCGATTTAGCTTCTGCTATTGGTGGCGTTAATCTATTCTCTCTTATCATACATTGCCACCAGGCAGCCCATTCCGACCCGGTTTTCTTTAAGAAATTCCTTATAACAATACTTGCATTTACATACTGTTAGTTTTAAACAAAAAAACTAAACACATATATAAAACCCCTAAATTAATTTTCCTATGAAACTAGAATTAGATATTCACCCGTTACAGAGCTGGATTCCGCATCAGGACAAGCCTTTGATCATTTCTGGCCCTTGTAGTGCCGAGTCTGAAGAACAGCTCGTAAACACTGCTAAACAATTGAAGCCATTGGGTATCAACATATTAAGAGCTGGTGTGTGGAAACCACGCACGCGCCCCAATAGTTTTGAAGGCTACGGCGAACAAGCCCTGAAATGGTTGCAAACTGCCAAAAAGGAGGTAGAATTACCAGTAGCTATTGAGGTGGCCACTCCACAGCACATAGAGTTAGCCCTTAAGCACGATGTTGACATTTTGTGGTTGGGTGCACGTACTACGGTAAACCCTTTTAATGTACAGGAGATAGCTGATGCCTTGAAAGGCGTAGATGTTCCGGTGATGATCAAAAACCCAATCAACCCCGATTTGGCGTTGTGGATTGGAGCCATTGAGCGTATCTATAATGCAGGTATTCGTAAGCTGGCGGTGATTCACCGAGGCTTTTCTACTTTCCAAAAATCAAAATATCGCAACGAACCTACCTGGCAAATACCCATTGAGCTAAAAACTATTTTGCCCAATATGCCCATCATTGGCGACCCTAGCCATATTGCCGGACGCAGAGATTTATTACAAGAAGTATCGCAAAAGTCGCTGGATTTGAATTATGACGGGCTTATGATTGAATCTCATATTGACCCCGACAATGCTTTGAGTGATGCCAAACAGCAGGTAACACCTGATTCGCTCAGAAATATTTTAGGTGGTTTGCAAACCCGTATCTCCAGAGGTGAAAACCAAGATGCAGTGTTTTTGAATCAACTGGAAGAGCTACGCAAGCAAATTGACAATGTAGACCGTGAGTTGATTGAGATTTTGAAAAGCCGAATGAATCTGGTAGAAAAAGCCTGCGAATACAAGCTACAAAATAATGTAACGATTTTTCAGGTAGAACGCTGGAATGACATTTTTAGAAGTCGCTCTGAGTGGGCACAAAAAATGAATCTAAAAGGAGACTTTATCTCTGAGATTTATAAACTCATTCACGTAGAGTCGATCCGTAGCCAAACCGAAGTAATGGTAAAGCGCGAAACAGTAGACAATTCTAAGTGAGCAAGAACAAAGGTTATTCTTAAAACTGATTATATATAAGGAGGCTATCTTTACAGTTGATTGTAAGGTAGCCTTTTTTGCTTTAGAATGATGACATGATGTGAGGCAAGAGAAAGGTGAAAAAAAACCTCAGTAACCCACACTCTTGGTAATGAATGGTTACTGAGGTTTGCTTGGTGTAATCGGCTACTATAACTGAATGCCAATCACTGTAATATCATCTCGTTGGTCAGCATCTTGTTGATGCGCAATGAGCTTTTCGTGTAAGATTTGCTTTTGTGTTTCAAAAGGCAAATTATAATTTTCGTGTATGATATGTTTGAGATATTTTTCGCCAAAACGCTTGCGTCGTGGATTAGGGTTATCTAAAATACCATCCGTTGTAAAATATATTTTTGTTCCTTTTTTGAGTCTTACTGGTTGGTTAGAGAATGTACGGTAGTTTTCGCGTTGCCATCCACCTATCGACTTTCTATCCCCTTTGATTACCTTCATTTCTCCGTCCTCTTCTATATAATAGATGTTTTGTTTGGCCGCTGAGAATATAATGTCAAACTCTCCGTTGGGTAGTT
This is a stretch of genomic DNA from Microscilla marina ATCC 23134. It encodes these proteins:
- a CDS encoding S41 family peptidase; its protein translation is MRKIHYRLLFTMLLMSVGLYTQAQISPQWTNTPAISPDGSTIVFSYKGDLYKVPTQGGTATLLTLHKGHDMKPVWSKDGQSIAFMSDRYGNFDIYLISAKGGQAKRLTYHSSNDVPSSFTPDGKAVLFRSSRLDNAQNAMFPSGAMSELYQVSLKGGKPTQILTTPALFANYDKTGKIMVFQDQKGYEDDRRKHHTSSVTRDLWSYVPATNTFTQLTSFKGEDLNPVISEDGKMMVYLSAEKGSINVFEMTLSNQQKKPLTQFKDHPVRDLSRANNGTLCYRYAGEIYTQTSNGSPQKVNIKIFSEDRHNPEEIVSVNRGATDLAISPNGKEVAFVVRGEIFAASIEGGTTKRITNTPEQERNISFSPDGRSILYAGERNGSWNLYQTSLTRKEEKYFFSATILKETPVLESKKETFDPKYSPDGKEVAFLEERTTLRVINLASKKVRVIVPGNRNYSYVDGDQYYDWSPDGKWFLVDFLPRKQWIGEVGLVSSQGTKKPIENLTKSGYSDGGGTWAMGGDMMFYYSDRHGMRSQASWGSQMDVYAMFFTKDAYDKFKLSKEDYALLKEREKEKKKKEKSAKAKGKKTKKGDKKGSKKLKPVKIELEGMQDRKVRLTIHSSRLSSALVSKDGKKLYYMARFEKGYNLWETNLRTRSTKILAKLNSRGGGMRWDKDQKNIFLLASGGISKINPKSGKRKRIRFSGEMVLNKAEEREYMYEHMWRQVQKKFYLKDLHKVDWNGLKKTYAQFLPHINNNHDYADMMSELLGELNASHTGCFYRARHKNADATASLGIYYDNSHTGTGLKVTEVMKGSPIDKAGTKIKAGVIIEKIDGVELSPETNPYQLLNRKKGKYTLLSLYNPKTKQRWEETTKPIGRQQEFQLRYKRWVVRMEEMVHQLSGGKVGYVHVRGMNESSFRKVYEDALGKYAGKSALIVDTRFNGGGWLHDDLATFLNGKKYLEFVPRGQNLGSEPQFKWTKPSVVVMNESNYSDAHMFPFIYKTLGIGKLVGMPVPGTGTAVWWENLQDRSLTFGIPQVGMRANDGSFLENKQLEPDIKVSNDFDKVSKGKDQQIQAAVKEMLKQIATNQAAKKNK
- the bla gene encoding subclass B1 metallo-beta-lactamase, whose product is MTKLTTTCFVLALSLLSYACYAQKIKVKKLEKNVYVHISYKKMGNTNVPSNGLIVKTNKGVWIIDTAWDDDQTKQIIGWVKKNLKKPIQQVIITHAHDDRAGGIQAFLDEKIPVTSTQLTAKRTVKSGLPSPQPVLKKSQVIDCGNNNLEIFSPGWGHAPDNIVVYLTKQKVLFGGCFIKSTDTRKLGNTKDAHLKLWKKGLLKVQSKFKEVETVVPGHQDWGDGRLITHTMDLLDVSLHR
- a CDS encoding bifunctional 3-deoxy-7-phosphoheptulonate synthase/chorismate mutase type II, translating into MKLELDIHPLQSWIPHQDKPLIISGPCSAESEEQLVNTAKQLKPLGINILRAGVWKPRTRPNSFEGYGEQALKWLQTAKKEVELPVAIEVATPQHIELALKHDVDILWLGARTTVNPFNVQEIADALKGVDVPVMIKNPINPDLALWIGAIERIYNAGIRKLAVIHRGFSTFQKSKYRNEPTWQIPIELKTILPNMPIIGDPSHIAGRRDLLQEVSQKSLDLNYDGLMIESHIDPDNALSDAKQQVTPDSLRNILGGLQTRISRGENQDAVFLNQLEELRKQIDNVDRELIEILKSRMNLVEKACEYKLQNNVTIFQVERWNDIFRSRSEWAQKMNLKGDFISEIYKLIHVESIRSQTEVMVKRETVDNSK